One genomic window of Triplophysa rosa linkage group LG11, Trosa_1v2, whole genome shotgun sequence includes the following:
- the cldnk gene encoding claudin k isoform X1, whose amino-acid sequence MESTISLLSEKHFLCSLCEEIFSNPVTTPCGHSFCQMCLRVYWSRNGSDECPLCRRNFSSRPHLSVNRILADVTENYRKTRLAAKSRFFSMDELQDEPKNAGEVEQMIQERLQKVEKLQDSIKLLKNSCLREVQESQRVFSSLLSTLEKSHKLVVAAVEQKQREAEKRVDRLVKELEREIQELKNEHTNSELLNDKERLKKSVSQIPRAMRDWSKVTLETDPCVGYSRQAVVDFMDTVMMESKRLSKAGFPGDVRVAFFNGPPGNNTKPSDLRKLKKLQKYTVDVTLNPRTAHAYLYISEDRKEVRHTNKQQEVSENPKRFDRVANVMAKEALSYGRHLWEVEVGEKTDWDLGIAKQSVNRKGKFTVCPSNGFWTLSLKNGTQYVANTFPPMSLSLAQKPRKVSVYLAYEEGQVSFFCSETGTHIYTFRDAFTDKLHPIFSPGRPHGAKNAAPLIICTNCCSI is encoded by the exons ATGGAGTCGACCATCAGCCTCCTCTCTGAGAAACACTTTCTGTGTTCTCTGTGTGAAGAGATCTTCAGCAACCCCGTCACTACACCCTGTGGACACAGCTTTTGTCAAATGTGTCTGCGTGTGTACTGGAGTCGCAATGGCTCAGACGAGTGTCCGCTCTGCAGGAGGAACTTCAGCTCCAGACCCCATCTCAGCGTAAACCGCATATTGGCTGACGTGACCGAAAACTACAGGAAAACACGTCTGGCTGCTAAATCAAGGTTCTTTAGTATGGATGAACTGCAAGATGAACCT AAGAATGCAGGAGAGGTGGAACAGATGATCCAGGAGAGACTTCAAAAAGTTGAGAAACTTCAGGATtctataaagctcttaaag AACTCTTGTCTCAGGGAGGTTCAGGAGAGTCAGAGGGTGTTTTCGTCTTTGTTAAGCACCTTAGAGAAGAGCCATAAACTGGTGGTGGCTGCAGTCGAGCAGAAACAAAGAGAGGCGGAGAAGAGGGTTGACAGACTTGTTAAAGAGCTGGAGAGAGAAATCCAAGAGCTGAAGAATGAACACACCAACTCGGAGCTATTAAATGACAAAGAGCGTCTTAAAAAG AGTGTCAGTCAAATACCCAGAGCAATGAGAGACTGGTCTAAAGTCACACTGGAGACCGATCCTTGTGTTGGATACAGCAGACAAGCAGTGGTTGACTTCATGGATACAGTCATGATGGAATCTAAAAGACTCTCTAAAGCTG gatttccgggagacgtgcgtgtcgcgttcttcaACGGTccacctggaaacaacacgaagccgtctgatctacgaa aACTAAAGAAACTTCAGAAATACACAG TTGATGTCACTCTGAATCCCCGGACAGCTCATGCGTACCTCTATATCTCTGAGGACAGAAAAGAGGttagacacacaaacaaacagcaagAGGTTTCAGAGAACCCCAAGAGGTTCGACCGGGTGGCTAATGTAATGGCCAAGGAAGCCTTGAGCTATGGAAGACACCTGTGGGAGGTGGAGGTCGGAGAAAAGACAGACTGGGATCTGGGCATAGCCAAACAATCCGTCAACAGAAAAGGAAAATTCACCGTATGTCCGTCCAATGGATTCTGGACGCTTAGTTTAAAGAATGGGACTCAGTACGTTGCAAACACATTCCCTCCTATGTCCTTGAGCCTTGCCCAGAAGCCCAGAAAAGTGTCCGTTTACCTGGCCTATGAGGAGGGCCAGGTGTCTTTCTTCTGTTCGGAGACCGGGACTCACATCTACACATTTAGAGACGCTTTCACAGATAAGCTCCACCCCATCTTTAGCCCGGGACGACCTCACGGAGCCAAAAACGCTGCTCCACTTATCATCTGCACCAACTGTTGTAGCATCTAA
- the cldnk gene encoding claudin k isoform X2: MESTISLLSEKHFLCSLCEEIFSNPVTTPCGHSFCQMCLRVYWSRNGSDECPLCRRNFSSRPHLSVNRILADVTENYRKTRLAAKSRFFSMDELQDEPKNAGEVEQMIQERLQKVEKLQDSIKLLKNSCLREVQESQRVFSSLLSTLEKSHKLVVAAVEQKQREAEKRVDRLVKELEREIQELKNEHTNSELLNDKERLKKSVSQIPRAMRDWSKVTLETDPCVGYSRQAVVDFMDTVMMESKRLSKAELKKLQKYTVDVTLNPRTAHAYLYISEDRKEVRHTNKQQEVSENPKRFDRVANVMAKEALSYGRHLWEVEVGEKTDWDLGIAKQSVNRKGKFTVCPSNGFWTLSLKNGTQYVANTFPPMSLSLAQKPRKVSVYLAYEEGQVSFFCSETGTHIYTFRDAFTDKLHPIFSPGRPHGAKNAAPLIICTNCCSI; this comes from the exons ATGGAGTCGACCATCAGCCTCCTCTCTGAGAAACACTTTCTGTGTTCTCTGTGTGAAGAGATCTTCAGCAACCCCGTCACTACACCCTGTGGACACAGCTTTTGTCAAATGTGTCTGCGTGTGTACTGGAGTCGCAATGGCTCAGACGAGTGTCCGCTCTGCAGGAGGAACTTCAGCTCCAGACCCCATCTCAGCGTAAACCGCATATTGGCTGACGTGACCGAAAACTACAGGAAAACACGTCTGGCTGCTAAATCAAGGTTCTTTAGTATGGATGAACTGCAAGATGAACCT AAGAATGCAGGAGAGGTGGAACAGATGATCCAGGAGAGACTTCAAAAAGTTGAGAAACTTCAGGATtctataaagctcttaaag AACTCTTGTCTCAGGGAGGTTCAGGAGAGTCAGAGGGTGTTTTCGTCTTTGTTAAGCACCTTAGAGAAGAGCCATAAACTGGTGGTGGCTGCAGTCGAGCAGAAACAAAGAGAGGCGGAGAAGAGGGTTGACAGACTTGTTAAAGAGCTGGAGAGAGAAATCCAAGAGCTGAAGAATGAACACACCAACTCGGAGCTATTAAATGACAAAGAGCGTCTTAAAAAG AGTGTCAGTCAAATACCCAGAGCAATGAGAGACTGGTCTAAAGTCACACTGGAGACCGATCCTTGTGTTGGATACAGCAGACAAGCAGTGGTTGACTTCATGGATACAGTCATGATGGAATCTAAAAGACTCTCTAAAGCTG aACTAAAGAAACTTCAGAAATACACAG TTGATGTCACTCTGAATCCCCGGACAGCTCATGCGTACCTCTATATCTCTGAGGACAGAAAAGAGGttagacacacaaacaaacagcaagAGGTTTCAGAGAACCCCAAGAGGTTCGACCGGGTGGCTAATGTAATGGCCAAGGAAGCCTTGAGCTATGGAAGACACCTGTGGGAGGTGGAGGTCGGAGAAAAGACAGACTGGGATCTGGGCATAGCCAAACAATCCGTCAACAGAAAAGGAAAATTCACCGTATGTCCGTCCAATGGATTCTGGACGCTTAGTTTAAAGAATGGGACTCAGTACGTTGCAAACACATTCCCTCCTATGTCCTTGAGCCTTGCCCAGAAGCCCAGAAAAGTGTCCGTTTACCTGGCCTATGAGGAGGGCCAGGTGTCTTTCTTCTGTTCGGAGACCGGGACTCACATCTACACATTTAGAGACGCTTTCACAGATAAGCTCCACCCCATCTTTAGCCCGGGACGACCTCACGGAGCCAAAAACGCTGCTCCACTTATCATCTGCACCAACTGTTGTAGCATCTAA
- the cldnk gene encoding claudin k isoform X3 yields the protein MATTGMQLLGLVLSIIGWVGGFLVCTLPMWRVTAFIGNNIVTAQITWEGLWMNCIWQSTGEIQCKVYDSLLALPSDMKAARGLTVLALLICTLALALGVLGIKCTECVGHQSAKARLARVSGILFVIAGFLILVPVCWTAHSIIRDFYDPYVAAPHKRELGPALYLGWGGSALLLIGGSLLYAGSNPPGIPSSPTFSSGESSPRRAGGPAQVKGYV from the coding sequence atggcaacaaccGGCATGCAATTGCTAGGTTTGGTCCTGTCCATCATCGGCTGGGTGGGCGGGTTCCTTGTGTGCACCTTGCCCATGTGGAGGGTCACCGCCTTCATTGGAAACAACATTGTGACGGCTCAGATCACGTGGGAGGGCTTGTGGATGAATTGTATCTGGCAGAGCACGGGGGAAATACAATGTAAGGTGTACGACAGCTTACTGGCTCTCCCCAGTGACATGAAAGCCGCCCGGGGTCTCACTGTCCTGGCTTTGCTCATCTGCACCCTTGCACTTGCTCTCGGTGTCCTGGGTATCAAGTGCACGGAGTGCGTGGGGCACCAAAGCGCCAAGGCTCGCTTGGCCCGAGTGTCGGGCATTCTCTTCGTCATCGCGGGGTTCCTCATCCTCGTACCTGTCTGCTGGACCGCCCATTCCATCATCAGGGATTTCTATGACCCGTACGTGGCGGCCCCTCACAAACGCGAGCTCGGGCCTGCTCTCTACCTGGGATGGGGAGGTTCGGCTCTGCTGTTGATCGGTGGATCGCTGCTCTACGCCGGGTCAAATCCTCCCGGGATTCCCTCCTCTCCTACGTTTAGCAGCGGCGAGAGCAGTCCACGCCGAGCTGGAGGCCCAGCCCAGGTCAAGGGTTACGTTTAA